GAAATGTCAGCTGTTACTATTGTTGTCTAAGTCACATATCTCTTTTAATGGGAAAGTCTGTTTTCTGGAATTTTAAAGGGAATCATGTGAGTAAGCATTCCTgcaaggaaaaggaaaggcaTTCTGGGCAGGGCTCTTAGATTAAGAATTATTCATATTAGCAGTGCAGTCCTTAGTCAAAAATGCCAGCACTAAACCATAAACCATAAACAAAGCAGTCAGGTGGCAGTCAGCAAAGTGTTAGAAATACAAGGAACTGGAATCCAACCCAGTTAGgtcagccccttcattttatagatgaaaaactaagacctggaaagaagaaatgagattgTTTCATTTGGGGGCTCCAATTCCTAGAAAACATAATGATGATAAGAATAGCCACCACCAAATTTGTACCCTACAATCCCATGACATTGTTCCTTGTTCACAATACTCATCGTCTcctatttctatatctttttaaCTGTTCCCCATGTATGTAatgcttctctctccctccatcctttggCTTCCATggcttcttttaagactcagctcaaaatCCTACTTTCTATAGGAGATCTTTTGTAGTTCCCCTcaccttcttcccccctccccccaggtgcttccctctgagattatctccagtttaccctgtatataattttttgcatatcatcttcctcattagattgtgagttccttgaagccAGGGaccattcttttgtttttctctgtgcACTTAGTGTAGTGCTAACATGTACTGAGAACTTGATACATGCTTGATGtcgtgaagattggatttagctcttcctttatcaggggagagctaaatccaatcttcacaatatcttGACTCGATATCACCTCCCAGGGCTTGTGCTTTTACTGGTACACCTTTGAGAACCCAAGGTTCTCAGTGCCCAGAGATACTGCAGGGGGACTTAAGGCCTTAAGGTCTCCAAGAAATCATTCaccaaatgactgaacaaactagggtgtataatggtgatggaatactattgtgctataaggaatgatgaactgtttgatttctataagaactggaaagacctccatgaattgatgaggagtgaaatgagcagaaccaggagaacattgtttagagtaattgaaacattgtgggaagatcaaatgtaatggactctgctactaacagcaatatagtgatccgGGACAATATAGAGGGAccatgagaaagaattctatccacatccagagaaagaactttgggagtagaaacccagaagaaaaacatgcattatcacttgtttatatgcgtatatgatttggggtttgggttttacaaGGTGactctataacaaaaatgaaccatagggaaataggtattgagtgataatacatatataacccagtggaattgcttgtcaatgccaagagaggagagggaagaggtgggagagaacatgaatcatgtaaccatggaaaaatatttaaattaaaaactattttaaaatcattcatcAAGTAGCATTACAAACTCAATGGCAGACTGTGTGCCTCGTGAGGACAGGACCAACTTTGCTAAAAGAGAGTGGCTCATTCATTTGTTGACTACAGAAcaattacctttaaaaaaaaaaattttttttaacccttaacttccatcttggaatcaataatgtatattggttccaaggcagaagagtggtaagggctaggcaatgggggtcaagtgacttgctcagggtcacacagttgggaagtgtccgaggccagatttgaacctaggacctccagtctcttaagtctggctctcaatccactgagctacccagctgcccctgaactcTTACCTTTTCAGCCACAGCTAAAAATCATCTCCAGTGTCATGAATTTGGTAGAGGAGATTCATCAGTGAAATCTCAAAGCTTGCTTCTGATCATATGTGGTAACAGTTACTTTTTAATCTTGTTTCTGGGGGAGTAAGCTCTGGTGGGTCCTTCCAATTTGGAAAGGCCCTCTGACAACCTATCTGCTTGTTGATTAATGGACTTGTCAGAAAGCCAGCCTAGTTAGGTTGATGGAAAGTCCCCACAGAAGGTTGGCCAGAATTTTTCTACATGTGGCCACTTGTAAAGCCATCCACTTAAGGCTGGAAGTCAGTGAGCTCTGCATGGTTAGAGAAGTATCCATATTGATGAAATTATGGATGTTTTAACTAATATTAGTAATCATTACACAATAGTTCCCCTTTATGTAGTTTGACCATAAGTTTCCTTCTTAAAGCCCTCTTTACAAGTATTGTTATCTCCCTTTTACAAGTGTGGCCTGACAGGCTTAAGTTATATGTCTGAGAGTTCCTGGGAAGTGCCAAGACTCTGACTAGAACCCAGTGCCTCTGGGATGTGCTTTTCATGTTGCTGGAATAAGCAATTTGTAGCTGGCTATAAACTAGGGTAGAAGGAGGAGGGAACTGGGTCGTTAAAGATGGGCAATGGAGAAATCTACCAGCGGATCTTGGGGTGAGATCCCCTAACGGGTGAATGAGTGCTAGCAAAtgatatctttctttcttcctccattgcAGGACCAAGGAAGCCACTGTAAACTAGGTGCTGTGAGGGACCGAGATGGACCCACTTAGGGCCCAGCAGCTGGCTGCTGAACTAGAAGTGGAGATGATGGCCGACATGTATAACAGGTACTGAGAGAGATTCTTTTCTCCAACACAAATGCACAAACCCGGCTTATAGGAGTATTTGCAAGATTATAGGAACAAACCTTGTCTTCCCTTGTGCCGTCCCACAAGCAAAAGGAAACCCATCTGATGCATGGTATGCTCAAGGGCAAATCATTTGTTGCACCTCAGTGGACCCGCTCTCTAGGAAGGGTGCCCCTCTCCATTCAGCCTCATAAGCTTGTTTTACCTTAAATGCACATCCAGCCCGTCCTAGTTAGCCTAAACTATATGGACTCTTCCAAATTACAATTGGAAATCTATTCAGATTAAGAACTTGGCAAATAGCAACGGTCTACACAGTTGGCATTTAGGCAGGTTATTTTTAAGTCCCACAGTTGACAAGTTCACAGATTGTCAGCAATTCCTCGGTCTGAGGATGACCCGGTGCTGGGTTTGGGcaaaagtgaaggaaaaaatgGGATAGAATTTGGAGTGGGTAGTGGGGGAGTGAGCAGGTGAAGGGGGCTAGCCTTTGCCTTTTGTTTGGGGGGACACTTGAGTGCTGTACAGTGATTGCATGCTCAGTCTGGGCTCTCTGTCAGCATCTAGAATCTAATGGTTGGCCTTGGGCCTCTGGGCATCATGGGATGTTGAATGGATTCTGGCTTTTCCCAGGATGACCAGTGCGTGCCACCGGAAGTGTGTCCCTCCCCATTACAAGGAAGCAGAGCTCTCCAAGGGGGAATCTGTGTGTCTGGATCGATGTGTCTCCAAGTACTTGGACATCCATGAACGAATGGGCAAGAAGCTGACAGAGCTGTCCATGCAGGACGAAGAGCTGATGAAGCGGATGCAGCAGGGCTCCGGGCCAGTGTGAAGGCCCCCAGAGACAGCGAGCACCCAGCCCCGGACTGCAGCCCTCACCCTTTTGCACTTGTCAATAAAAATATTGGTGACTGTGTTCTGTTTGTGAGGGCCGGGTTATTCCTCCTCCCCGGGAGCCTGAGGTCCCCTGAGAACTTGCCACAGGAATGACTATGTTTGAGGGCGGGAATGAACCTCAGCAACTTCCTGTGGGCTTGAGCGCCCCGGAACGTGGTCACCAGGGAGCTGGGggatgaataaaatggaaaagctCATTGGGAGGCGAGAATGTCTAGCTTGGTGGGGAAGGGTTGCCCTTCCACTCTCATTGGAATGTAGTTCTGCCCAAACACGGGCAAGTGACCGAGCCAAGCACTATGGTGCAGACTCCTGTCAGCAGATGGCGCTATCTGCTCATTTGGGGCTTTGGCTTCTTTTGGCTGAGAAGTCGCTTTCTCCCAGGATTGTGGAGGTTTTAAAGCTCTAACTCACTTCTCTGAGGAGCCCAGGACTGGGACAGCCCGCGGGGCCCGTTCCTCGTGTGGTTTCTCTCGGGCAATCAATGCATTTTAACGTGCTGCTTCCCATTTGCCCCCAATTTGGAGCTGGATGCGAAAGCCAGTAAGGTTCTAGGATTGGG
This DNA window, taken from Monodelphis domestica isolate mMonDom1 chromosome 6, mMonDom1.pri, whole genome shotgun sequence, encodes the following:
- the TIMM10 gene encoding mitochondrial import inner membrane translocase subunit Tim10 encodes the protein MDPLRAQQLAAELEVEMMADMYNRMTSACHRKCVPPHYKEAELSKGESVCLDRCVSKYLDIHERMGKKLTELSMQDEELMKRMQQGSGPV